Proteins co-encoded in one Desulfobulbaceae bacterium genomic window:
- the katG gene encoding catalase/peroxidase HPI yields MTEESRCPVTGRTSKPVAGGGTSNRDWWPKLLNLDILHQHSAKSNPMGADFDYREEFKKLDLAAVKKDLYALMTDSQDWWPADWGHYGGLFIRMAWHSAGTYRMGDGRGGAGSGSQRLAPLNSWPDNVNLDKARRLLWPIKQKYGRKISWADLMILAGNCALESMGFTTFGFAGGREDVWESEKDIYWGAEDKWLGDQRYSGERNLENPLAAVQMGLIYVNPEGPNGKPDPVASGRDVRETFARMGMNDKETVALVAGGHTFGKCHGAGPASHVGPEPEGAPIEEQGFGWKSSFRSGKGGDTISSGIEGAWKPNPIKWDIGYLKVLFKYEWELVKSPAGANQWLAKDVADEDMVVDAHDPSKKSRPMMTTADLSLRFDPIYEPIARHYLQNPEEFADAFARAWFKLTHRDMGPRSRYLGTEVPAEDLIWQDPLPALDHKLIEGKDIAELKGKILASGLSIPQLISTAWASASTFRGSDKRGGANGARIRLAPQKDWEVNQPDHLATVLKTLEGIQHHYNNTQSGGKKVSLADVIVLGGCAAVEEAAKKAGHEITVPFTPGRTDASQEQTDVKSFAVLKPAADGFRNYQKSKFAVSAEELLVDRAQLMTLTAPEMTVLVGGMRVLNANFGQSKHGVFTKRPGTLTNDFFVNLLDMSTTWQASSGDEDVFEGRDRVSGELKWTGTRIDLIFGSNSQLRALAEVYGCADSQEKFLHDFVGAWSKVMELDRFDLA; encoded by the coding sequence ATGACTGAGGAGAGTAGGTGTCCAGTAACGGGCAGAACCAGTAAGCCAGTCGCCGGTGGTGGCACATCGAACCGAGATTGGTGGCCGAAGCTGTTGAACCTTGATATTCTGCACCAGCATTCCGCCAAATCCAATCCGATGGGAGCGGATTTTGACTACAGAGAAGAATTTAAGAAACTCGACCTTGCTGCAGTGAAGAAGGATCTGTATGCGTTAATGACCGACTCGCAAGACTGGTGGCCTGCTGACTGGGGTCATTACGGGGGTCTCTTTATCAGGATGGCGTGGCACAGCGCCGGCACGTATCGTATGGGCGACGGACGCGGCGGGGCTGGGTCCGGATCCCAACGCCTTGCGCCGCTTAACAGCTGGCCGGACAATGTAAACCTCGACAAGGCGCGACGATTACTTTGGCCGATCAAGCAGAAGTACGGCAGAAAAATTTCCTGGGCCGATCTGATGATCCTCGCCGGCAACTGCGCCCTTGAATCCATGGGCTTTACGACATTCGGCTTCGCCGGAGGGCGTGAGGACGTTTGGGAGTCGGAAAAGGATATTTATTGGGGCGCGGAGGACAAATGGCTTGGGGACCAGCGTTATAGCGGCGAACGGAACCTTGAAAATCCACTCGCTGCCGTGCAGATGGGCTTGATCTATGTCAACCCGGAAGGGCCGAACGGTAAGCCGGATCCGGTTGCCTCCGGCCGCGACGTTCGAGAGACTTTCGCACGCATGGGTATGAATGACAAGGAGACTGTTGCGCTTGTTGCGGGCGGGCACACGTTTGGCAAATGTCACGGAGCCGGCCCTGCCTCGCATGTGGGCCCTGAGCCTGAAGGCGCCCCCATTGAAGAGCAAGGGTTCGGCTGGAAAAGCAGCTTCAGAAGCGGCAAAGGGGGCGATACGATCAGCAGCGGGATCGAGGGTGCCTGGAAGCCGAACCCGATCAAGTGGGATATCGGCTATTTGAAGGTGCTTTTCAAGTACGAGTGGGAGTTGGTGAAGAGCCCGGCGGGCGCGAATCAGTGGCTGGCCAAGGACGTGGCTGATGAGGACATGGTAGTAGACGCGCACGACCCGTCGAAGAAGAGCCGGCCGATGATGACTACGGCTGACCTCTCGTTGCGCTTCGACCCAATCTACGAGCCGATTGCGCGGCACTATCTGCAGAACCCCGAGGAATTCGCGGATGCTTTTGCCCGGGCGTGGTTCAAACTGACCCATCGTGACATGGGTCCGCGTTCCCGTTATCTTGGCACTGAGGTCCCGGCAGAGGATCTGATATGGCAAGACCCGCTCCCTGCGCTTGATCATAAGTTGATCGAGGGGAAGGACATCGCAGAGCTCAAGGGCAAGATACTTGCCTCAGGCCTGTCGATCCCGCAACTGATCTCAACTGCTTGGGCCTCGGCATCCACCTTCCGTGGCTCCGATAAGCGTGGCGGTGCCAACGGGGCCCGCATTCGTCTCGCCCCGCAGAAGGATTGGGAAGTCAACCAGCCTGACCATCTGGCGACTGTGCTGAAGACCCTGGAGGGAATACAACACCATTACAACAATACCCAATCCGGAGGGAAGAAGGTTTCACTTGCCGATGTGATTGTCCTGGGTGGGTGCGCTGCTGTCGAGGAGGCTGCGAAGAAGGCGGGTCACGAGATAACAGTTCCCTTCACGCCGGGACGCACGGATGCGTCTCAGGAACAAACCGACGTGAAGTCATTTGCCGTACTCAAACCGGCAGCTGACGGGTTCCGCAACTACCAAAAATCCAAATTCGCCGTATCGGCAGAGGAACTACTGGTAGATCGGGCGCAACTGATGACGCTGACCGCTCCTGAGATGACGGTTCTCGTTGGCGGTATGCGCGTATTGAACGCCAACTTTGGACAGTCCAAGCATGGCGTCTTCACCAAGCGGCCAGGGACGCTTACCAATGATTTCTTCGTGAATCTGCTCGACATGAGTACAACGTGGCAGGCAAGCTCGGGCGATGAAGATGTGTTTGAGGGGCGAGATCGTGTGAGCGGCGAACTCAAATGGACCGGCACCCGTATCGACCTCATCTTTGGTTCTAACTCCCAACTCCGGGCCTTGGCTGAAGTCTACGGATGTGCGGACTCCCAGGAAAAGTTCCTGCACGACTTTGTTGGGGCGTGGAGCAAGGTCATGGAACTTGACC